Proteins encoded together in one Benincasa hispida cultivar B227 chromosome 1, ASM972705v1, whole genome shotgun sequence window:
- the LOC120088261 gene encoding probable receptor-like protein kinase At1g11050, translated as MKTTKKFHLSSHHYHQIQKRETKKPEKWWKILSTLQRTTTGFLFSNTFFWEHISISVYPVKNSMQKGETMKIFSSFLLCLFSVITVTSAATPIVNPICPMDLNYVLRIPWNATACRNPFFQTTAKSAMNDTSKIPCCQTLLSLFGIALAQHLKETSLFNLPDLETSNSCLRDYQSKLSSLSLPGDLVTHCFNPLQFVISANVCAGIQTTRDWVSKVGQNSPLDSGCRSELVGPGCDACLAAGLKVQAILTGIDGNKSHSMDCFYFAVLYAAGIVNESGPEGDSALDCILNLPLSIEKDSKSNHSALVYGLTAAAVGILVLFVLLGIGFWFYKWKKLADKSSLEFDVELDEQGSRPHARPNTGSIWFKIQELEKATDNFSSKNFIGRGGFGLVYKGTLPDGSMVAVKKVIESDFQGNAEFCNEVEIISNLKHRNLVPLRGCCVIDGDGGHDEGASERYLVYDYMPNGNLDDYLFPILFDQVGTVKKSLTWPQRKNIILDVAKGLAYLHYGVKPAIYHRDIKATNILLDADMRARVADFGLAKQSREGQSHLTTRVAGTHGYLAPEYALYGQLTEKSDVYSFGVVVLEIMCGRKALDFSLSSSPRAFLITDWAWSLVKAGKIGETLDPALMKDGDSSNSNPKAIMERFIAVGILCSHVMVALRPTIMEALKMLEGDVEVPQISDRPVPYGHPSFVGDGSNFSISPTLSGLELHNGDMLR; from the coding sequence ATGAAGACGACGAAAAAATTCCACCTTTCCAGCCACCACTACCACCAAATACAAAAGAGAGAGACCAAAAAACCAGAAAAATGGTGGAAAATTCTTTCGACACTTCAAAGAACAACCACCGGATTTCTCTTTTCTAATACTTTTTTTTGGGAACACATCTCAATTTCAGTATACCCAGTAAAGAATTCGATGCAAAAAGGGGAAACGATGAAGATTTTCAGTAGCTTCCTTCTTTGTTTATTCTCTGTAATAACTGTAACTTCAGCAGCCACTCCAATCGTAAACCCCATCTGCCCAATGGACCTCAACTATGTCCTCAGAATCCCTTGGAATGCGACTGCTTGCCGGAACCCTTTCTTCCAGACCACTGCCAAATCCGCCATGAATGATACCTCCAAAATCCCTTGTTGTCAAACCCTTTTGTCCTTGTTTGGAATTGCTTTGGCCCAACACCTCAAAGAGACTTCTCTTTTCAACCTCCCAGACCTCGAAACCTCCAATTCCTGCCTTCGCGATTACCAATCGAAGCTCTCCTCGCTCTCCCTTCCCGGCGACCTTGTTACCCATTGCTTTAATCCTTTGCAATTTGTGATCTCTGCTAATGTCTGTGCTGGGATTCAAACGACTCGAGATTGGGTCTCGAAAGTTGGCCAGAACTCGCCGCTCGATTCTGGTTGTCGGTCGGAACTTGTTGGTCCTGGCTGTGATGCTTGTCTCGCTGCTGGTTTGAAAGTTCAAGCTATTTTGACTGGAATTGATGGTAATAAATCTCATTCTATGGATTGCTTTTACTTTGCTGTTCTTTATGCTGCTGGTATTGTGAATGAATCTGGCCCTGAAGGCGACAGTGCGTTAGATTGCATACTTAATTTGCCATTGAGTATTGAAAAGGATTCCAAAAGTAACCATTCTGCTCTAGTTTATGGCCTTACTGCTGCTGCTGTTGGAATTTTGGTCCTTTTTGTTCTGTTAGGAATAGGATTTTGGTTTTACAAATGGAAAAAATTGGCTGATAAGTCTAGTTTAGAGTTTGATGTTGAGCTGGATGAACAAGGGTCTAGGCCACATGCCAGGCCAAACACTGGATCAATTTGGTTCAAGATTCAGGAGCTTGAGAAAGCAACTGATAACTTTTCTTCAAAAAACTTCATCGGGAGAGgtgggtttggtttggtttacAAAGGGACATTACCTGATGGAAGTATGGTGGCAGTCAAGAAAGTAATTGAATCAGATTTTCAAGGCAATGCAGAGTTCTGCAATGAGGTTGAAATAATCAGTAATCTGAAGCACAGGAATCTTGTTCCACTTAGAGGTTGTTGTGTGATCGATGGGGATGGTGGTCATGATGAGGGAGCAAGTGAGCGATACCTTGTTTATGATTACATGCCAAATGGAAATCTTGATGACTATTTGTTCCCTATACTATTTGATCAAGTTGGAACTGTAAAAAAATCATTGACATGGCCTCAAAGGAAGAATATTATCTTGGATGTGGCAAAAGGCTTAGCTTATCTGCACTACGGAGTGAAACCTGCCATATATCACAGAGATATCAAGGCGACGAACATATTGCTAGATGCAGACATGAGAGCAAGAGTGGCAGATTTCGGGCTCGCCAAACAGAGCAGGGAAGGACAGTCTCATCTAACAACTCGAGTTGCAGGAACTCATGGGTATTTAGCACCTGAATACGCACTTTATGGACAACTAACAGAGAAGAGTGATGTTTATAGCTTTGGAGTAGTTGTTTTGGAGATCATGTGTGGGAGAAAAGCTCTTGATTTCTCTTTGTCGTCATCTCCGCGTGCATTCTTGATCACAGATTGGGCTTGGTCCTTGGTGAAAGCTGGAAAAATAGGAGAAACTTTAGATCCTGCTCTAATGAAAGATGGAGATTCTTCTAATTCAAATCCAAAAGCGATAATGGAGAGGTTCATTGCTGTTGGAATTTTATGTTCTCATGTGATGGTGGCTTTGAGGCCCACCATTATGGAAGCTCTGAAAATGTTGGAAGGTGACGTTGAAGTTCCCCAGATTTCTGATCGGCCAGTGCCTTATGGCCATCCTTCATTTGTTGGTGACGGCAGCAACTTCAGTATATCACCAACATTAAGCGGACTTGAATTGCATAACGGTGACATGCTCAGATGA